The window GGACTCTCCTCCGGTGGTCCATCTTGAGGGGGTGTATTAGCATATAGAAAGTATATATTACTAGCCGTTAGTATCTCGTTGATTACTCTGTCATAACTCTTGTATATCTCTCTTTCCAATCTTGTATATCCTCTGTACATATAAACAGAGCTCCTATACTCAATAGAATCATTCAGTTCTTCACAAGTCAATaactttaagatcagtttgtaATAAAAAGAAACCTTGACTGATACATGAAGTATTGTTTACTCTTGTTTCATATTGTTGCTCTAATCCAGGTTTGGGCATTTTGGGTATCGGTTCAGTTCATGTATCGGGTAGTTCATATAAGGGACTAGAGAATCTATTTACTATCTGACTATTTTTGGTTCGGGTAGTAAAACTGGGAACCGGTAAATATCCAAAAAACTTTGGTTCTCATTCGGTTCCGGTTCATTATTTCAGATAATTCAGATGATTCAAGTTAAATATcagatattttgaataaaatatttaataattagaatgattttaataaaaatatgtaatattttgatTACTTTAGATATTTCcgataaaaatatttgaatactTTCGTGTAGTTcatatactttataataatctagtttttcaaatattttagatactcttaatagattttttaaaaaaattataaacatatatttaattatgttatatgtatatataatttttatttttatatatttggttCTCGGTTCGGTTCACTTATTTGTATATCCGAGGGTTTTGGTCCGGTTCCGATTCTTTTTCCCAGGTCTACTCTTATCTTATGGCGTTGTTAACAACATAATGTTTGTGCTCTCATGCAGATACAAGTAAGTCTATGTGGATGAATTTGCCAGTGGCAGTTCTCATTCTTTACTGTCGTTCAGTTCTTTTGAATCAGAATGAGTTCAGAAGGAAAGTTATGCCAGCTCCAAGACAGAGCCACTTGTATTTTCCCAGCAGGAAGCAGTTGTCCTTGAATGATGCTCGTCTTTCCACTACCCCACCTCCTTCAATGTGGAAGTACAAGATTAACTCTCCTGTAGTGGAAGCTGCGATCAATGATTTTGTAGATAAGATCCTTGATAATTTCGTGAAAAATTTGTGGTACTCTATCACTCCAGACAAAGAGTTCCCTGAACTGATCCGTGGACTGATCATGAATGTCGTTGGTGAAATTTCGGTGAGggtaaaagaaataaatatctTCGGCTTAATCAGGTGCCGTACTTTATTCACTATTTGTTCATCAAAAGTCTCGAGTTTAGATTGGATGACTGATGAAATCGATGCTTAATTGTGCAGGGATATAGTTGACCTGATAGGTGATcatttggagagttttagaagatACCAAGCTGCTATTGGTAAAGATGTTATGAAGACATTGTCATCTGAGGACAGAGATAAAAAGTTGAGGGGCCATCTTATGGCTTCTGAGGAGCTTTATCCTGCACTCATATCAAAAGAGAGTGAGTACAAGGTATGATGGATAGTTTCAGACAAAAACAAACTAGGTTCCTTCCTACTTTACGCAAAcctgttcttttctttttttacttattctaaCAGGTTCTTCAGAAAATAGTTGCTGGCATATTATCTGTGTTTCTCAGACCAGGAGAATCTCAGTGCCCCTTTGTTCAAACGATAGCTAGAGAGCTTTTGACTTGCTTGGTATTTCGACGTCTTGTGAATTTTGCATCCCCCGAGTAAGTTATCTTTTACCTATCTGTTGTCTTCCATAAAACTGTATTTGGGGTATAATGCAAACTAGCTAGGAGCCAGGAACAGTTTATGATTTCAGACTTCttagataaataaatacaatGGAATGTATACGTCAAAGATATAAACACTAATCTCACTAAGGAAACTGCATGCACAGCAGCATTTCTTATAATGAAGACATTGAGTTACTTGAAGAGAGCACCCAAGGGGAAGATGAAATTGTTTCAGAAGCTAATGGGTGGCACTCAGATAATGAATTGGACTCCAAGTATGTCCCACCAAGAGTGGTTAGACGTCTTGGAGAGCCTGAGAATCCACCCTCAGAAATGGAAAATGATTTAAAGGAGTTGAGCGATTCACAGCACGCAGATCCATCCACAAGTTTGGTTCACAATCCGACTGACATGCCACCTGAGGTAATTCATAAATGGCCCTTTAGTATCTCTCTTGAACAATCTACAACATAAACATTAGCCAAATGACACAATCTGATGGCTTAGTGAGACATATTACCAAAGAGACATTAAACGATTCGGCCGATCTTTTTTTGGCATCTTCTAATTTTTTGATATTGGAATACTTATCCTCTACTTTTTATTACAGGGGATGCCGCCCAATGTCGTTGAGCTGATATTGAACCTAGTTGATAAAGTGTTTCAGTTAAATAGAGGAGGTTGGTTAAGGTGAGACAAAGTACTTTATCTATTGTAGATTATgctattctatttttttttactacgTCCCGTTTATCACATGGCGTTTTTGAATAATCTTAAAATGGTATATCACTATAGGACGCAAGTTTTCTCGGCATTGAAGAAAATGTTACTATTTATGGAAGATCCTGTGAATGACTGGCTTCAGAGGAAGATCCGTTGGCTGCGGAATGAAGACACAGTAGCTCATGGAATACGTTTGGCTCAAGATGTAAGAATTAAGCTTTTCCCTAACCTTGTGGTGGAAGTCAACTGAATCATTACCCGTTTCTGTCCGCTTCTAGATCCGACATCATGTTTGATCTTTGTGTTGCTGATAATCTTATTTGAAACTTCTCTCCAGCAATTATGGCCAAATGGCGTGGATCAGACTGACTCTAGTTCCCTTGAGCAGCTACTCAAGGCTGGAGTTAGTAAAATAAAGGAATTCCTTTTCAGTAAGTTCCTTAGGATCCCCTCAAATTGACTTTTATGTTCAGTTAGTTAAGCCTCATTGGAAGTAACATTTTGGTGTTTGATCAGATAAGGCCCCAAAAGCTTTAGTGAGGGTATGCGCTAGAGACATCCATCATTTCACTCAGGTTAGTCTTCATTTACTTTCAGAGTAAAAGGGTTTCCATTAGGCTGAGGCATGCATCATTTTTGTCTGACTAATACTTGACACATAAATCATCGGATCGCAGTCAAACGTAAGCGTAAAGCAACTAATATTTGCAATACTGGAGCTGCTACTTCGAAAGGTTTTCCCCGAGCTGGAAGATCTTTTGAGAGACATAAGGGAGAATCCTCCGCATGGTCGATCAGAGTAAGAACGAAGGTCGCCTTGTGATTGGCTTGAACCAGTTGCCTAGCTTTTCTCTATGTTAATTTTCTATTTGGGTTCTTTATATAGTATAGCTATTATTCCATGTGTGTAAGAAAAACAAGTGGTAATATCAATTCTTGTGAGTTTCTTTTTTGACATATAACAATGACATATGGGTTTTTAGTTATAAACATCTTGTGTGTGGAAATTGCACAAAAAGAAGCTACACCTTTTCGCTGAGGACCATGAAGAATGTGAAAAGACTTCAGTTGAGATAAACATCCTCATAATCCAAAACATTATCTTCAGCTTATCTCTGGCAGAAGTTGTCGAGAATTCAGACCATAGGATACTTTCGAGCATAGACTTGTTCAGTTCCCAACCTTTGTTCGTTGGTTCCTTGGCAGATTCAACCTCCCACTATGTGTGACCAGTAACCTTACCTTTTTATAACTCCGGAAACGACctattcataattaaaattcaaatgctactactaaaatacaaaaaaactttcatttcatttttgatcaaatacccaaaatatatattaaattaaatatatgtgagtaaattattatataatatttttttttattaggtactaaatagtattttagatatttttattcaaGATTAAATCGGATTTGGTATAAGTGTTTCTTTAAATTTGGAATTTTTAAGTTTGGTTCGGATAAAATTCGTAAAAcaagtttatttcaatataaATATCGGACTTAGTTCAGTTAggattcatttttctttttatcgGTTCTGGTTCTTGGTTTATTTGAgtagaaataatttattttgttttttctttcgcAAAGAAAGACTTTGCACTTGTAATAAACTGACGTGGGATAAAGACCGCCTTTTTACCATCGCCTTCTCTCTCCATCATCCACGACCTTTGTCTCTCTTCACCGCAACCGCACCGGCCAAACCCTAATCTCCTCATCGGACAGCAATCGATCTCCGGTTCAATCCGACATGAGCCAGACCACCGTTTCGCTTGGACTATAATGATCGGACTCCGTCTCCATTGCATGGAGTTTGAGCTATGCCGGAGCCTCGCCGTGGACGTGTTGCCGACGCTGCAGCTCTGAATCAGCAGTTGCCTACAGAcaagaagaaacagagcaaaaGGGTTACCGAAGCAGCAGCCGTGGAGAGGCCGAGGCCGAGGACGAGGTTAGCGGCGAGGAAGTTGAAAGAGGAAGATAAGGTGAACCTTGAGGAGAGTCCtgttagagaagaagaagaggagaaggaagTTATGGCGATTGGTAACGATAGTGGTGGCTCTAACAAGGCGGCTGCTCaggaagaagaaggaaacaCTGCTCCCTTCCCTGAAAGGGTAAAGCTTTCTTTCTCTATGATTGTAGCTCTTGGAGATGATCTAACGGTTCTGTCTCTTTGTTAGGTGCAAGTTGGAGGGTCACCGCTCTATAAGGTTGAGAGGAAGCTAGGGAAAGGTGGGTTTGGACAAGTGTTTGTGGGACGGCGTATTAGTGGTGGTAATGAACGTAGTGCAGGAGCTAGCATCTTGGAGGTAAATGTGATTCAATTCAAGGATTGTATTTATTAGCTTTATCGTGTTAACCTTGTCTCATATCTACACTTTCATTGATAGGTTGCTCTGAAGTTTGAGCATCGAACTAGCAAGGGATGCAACTATGGTCCACCACATGAGTGGCAAGTGTACAAGTGGGTGTTTtgattctctcttctttcttacTATGTTTGTAAAAAAATTTGAGTTGAAATGTGAAATcaacatttttcttttgttgtgaACAGCACCTTGGGTGGTAGTCATGGAGTACCTAGAGTGCATTTCAAAGGGAGGCAAGGAGACTACTATGTTATGGTATTGGATCCTCTCTTTcacttctcttctttcttattTTCTCCTGTTAGTATTATCATTGGTGATTGATAGTCGATCCTTTTTTGGCGTCAGGTTATGGACATTCTCGGGCCGAGCTTATGGGATATATGGAATACTTCAGGGCAAGCGTGAGTATCCATTACACATCCTTGTAGACTTGTAGAGTTCTTGTCTCTTCCATTAATAAGAGAACTAATGTCGCTTCTATACATgaatatccaaaatttatttGGTTCTTCCAAATGCGACATTAAAAATCCAGTGTAACTGCCCTAATGgttcttttccttttctcttaACAGAATGTCCTCCGAAATGGTAGCTTGCATTGCAGTTGAATCACTGTCCATCCTTGAAAAGTTGCATGCAAAAGGGTTTGTACTTTAACTTTTTTCTCTTTGTATTTATCTTGGTTGACCAAGATTACCCCTGTGTTAATATGTTTATCTTTGTTAACTAGCCTAACAAGACATGATTTGCTTGGTTTCAGTTATGTGCATGGAGACGTTAAGCCAGAAAATTTCTTACTCGGCCAGCCTTCAACGTCTCAAGAAAAAAAGCTGTTTCTTGTTGATTTGGGACTAGGTTCGTTGATTTCGTTCTCTCTGTGACTTTTATTAGGTGCTTATTTACATTTCTAATGTTATTAACTTTTCAGCAACAAAGTGGAGAGAAGGTGGTGGGGGCGGACAACATGTTGAATATGatcaacgtcctgatatgtttAGGTAACAATTTTGCAACTGGTACCTAATTCTGACTTCTATATTCACTcttattttctctcttcttgAATATTTCTCTCCTTGATTTTATAGGGGGACAGTTAGATACGCAAGTGCACATGCTCACTTAGGGAGAACTGCTAGCAGAAGAGATGATCTCGAATCATTGGCATATACATTAATCTTTCTTCACCGAGGTAGATTGCCATGGCAAGGATATCAGGTACTGCAAACCTATCTTTTTTTCTGCACAAAAAGTAGAATGATGTGGTTAGCATGTTTCTTTCTCTGCTAATCGTTTAACTTGCTCAATTTTCAGGGAGATAACAAGTCATTCCTCGTTTGCAAAAAGAAGATGGCAACATCGCCGGATATGCTTTGTTGTTTCTGTCCCCCTCCTTTCAAGCAATTTCTTGAGATCGTGGTAAATATGAAATTTGACGAGGAACCTAACTATGGGAAGTTAGTATCTCTGTTTCAAGAACTCTTGGGAGAAAATC of the Brassica rapa cultivar Chiifu-401-42 chromosome A03, CAAS_Brap_v3.01, whole genome shotgun sequence genome contains:
- the LOC103859529 gene encoding uncharacterized protein LOC103859529 isoform X1; the protein is MTALVDLIEVAKVRRTVWWALCIFFLTYFLTHTSKSMWMNLPVAVLILYCRSVLLNQNEFRRKVMPAPRQSHLYFPSRKQLSLNDARLSTTPPPSMWKYKINSPVVEAAINDFVDKILDNFVKNLWYSITPDKEFPELIRGLIMNVVGEISVRVKEINIFGLIRDIVDLIGDHLESFRRYQAAIGKDVMKTLSSEDRDKKLRGHLMASEELYPALISKESEYKVLQKIVAGILSVFLRPGESQCPFVQTIARELLTCLVFRRLVNFASPDSISYNEDIELLEESTQGEDEIVSEANGWHSDNELDSKYVPPRVVRRLGEPENPPSEMENDLKELSDSQHADPSTSLVHNPTDMPPEGMPPNVVELILNLVDKVFQLNRGGWLRTQVFSALKKMLLFMEDPVNDWLQRKIRWLRNEDTVAHGIRLAQDQLWPNGVDQTDSSSLEQLLKAGVSKIKEFLFNKAPKALVRVCARDIHHFTQSNVSVKQLIFAILELLLRKVFPELEDLLRDIRENPPHGRSE
- the LOC103859531 gene encoding casein kinase 1-like protein HD16, yielding MPEPRRGRVADAAALNQQLPTDKKKQSKRVTEAAAVERPRPRTRLAARKLKEEDKVNLEESPVREEEEEKEVMAIGNDSGGSNKAAAQEEEGNTAPFPERVQVGGSPLYKVERKLGKGGFGQVFVGRRISGGNERSAGASILEVALKFEHRTSKGCNYGPPHEWQVYNTLGGSHGVPRVHFKGRQGDYYVMVMDILGPSLWDIWNTSGQAMSSEMVACIAVESLSILEKLHAKGYVHGDVKPENFLLGQPSTSQEKKLFLVDLGLATKWREGGGGGQHVEYDQRPDMFRGTVRYASAHAHLGRTASRRDDLESLAYTLIFLHRGRLPWQGYQGDNKSFLVCKKKMATSPDMLCCFCPPPFKQFLEIVVNMKFDEEPNYGKLVSLFQELLGENPAIRPINTEGAQKIIFQVGQKRGRLSIGEEEEDAPRKKVRLGVPATQWISIYNARQPMKQRYHYNVADTRLAQHIERGTADGLLISCVSSCSNLWALIMDAGTGFTNQVYELSPVFLHKEWIMEQWEKNYYISSIAGAANGSSLVVMSKGTAYTQQSYKVSDSFPFKWINKKWREGFHVTSMATAGTRWGVVMSRNSGYSEQVVELDFLYPSEGIHRRWDGGFRITSTAATTDQTALILSIPRRRLVDETQETLRTSQFPSTHVKEKWGKNLYLASLSYGRTVS
- the LOC103859529 gene encoding uncharacterized protein LOC103859529 isoform X2 codes for the protein MTALVDLIEVAKVRRTVWWALCIFFLTYFLTHTSKSMWMNLPVAVLILYCRSVLLNQNEFRRKVMPAPRQSHLYFPSRKQLSLNDARLSTTPPPSMWKYKINSPVVEAAINDFVDKILDNFVKNLWYSITPDKEFPELIRGLIMNVVGEISVRVKEINIFGLIRDIVDLIGDHLESFRRYQAAIGKDVMKTLSSEDRDKKLRGHLMASEELYPALISKESEYKVLQKIVAGILSVFLRPGESQCPFVQTIARELLTCLVFRRLVNFASPDISYNEDIELLEESTQGEDEIVSEANGWHSDNELDSKYVPPRVVRRLGEPENPPSEMENDLKELSDSQHADPSTSLVHNPTDMPPEGMPPNVVELILNLVDKVFQLNRGGWLRTQVFSALKKMLLFMEDPVNDWLQRKIRWLRNEDTVAHGIRLAQDQLWPNGVDQTDSSSLEQLLKAGVSKIKEFLFNKAPKALVRVCARDIHHFTQSNVSVKQLIFAILELLLRKVFPELEDLLRDIRENPPHGRSE